A DNA window from Kitasatospora atroaurantiaca contains the following coding sequences:
- a CDS encoding ATP-binding protein: MAIGNLTDAFTSLMFGKVETTRLPVRTSTGQAQAVYLPTAAPGLGDSGVIIGREVYSGKGYVYDPFQLYGQQLPAPHWLVLGESGNGKSALEKTYVLRQLRFRDRQVVVLDAQGEDGVGEWNLIANALGIKSIRLDPTAARDGGVRLNPLDPAITATGQLSLLRTIIEVAMGRGLEERAGFALKAAHAHVVTSVTDRQPVLDDIINTLRSPELSSLESLGVAVDDVQSWGLDVALVLDRLVDGDLRGMFDGPTTDGIDLDAPLIVFDLSHIDRNSIAMPILMAIVGVWLEHTWIRPDRKKRIFLVEEAWHIINSPFVAQLFQRLLKFGRRLGLSFVAVVHHLSDVVDGAAAKEASAILKMASTRTIYMQKAEEARATGRVLGLPRWAVEIIPTLSPGIAVWDVNGNVQVVKHIITEAERPLVYTDRAMTEDAVAERHRAEQQLAAEPRI; this comes from the coding sequence ATGGCGATCGGCAATCTCACCGACGCGTTCACCAGCCTGATGTTCGGCAAGGTGGAGACCACCCGGCTGCCCGTCCGGACCTCCACGGGCCAGGCCCAGGCCGTCTACCTCCCCACCGCCGCACCGGGGTTGGGCGACTCGGGCGTGATCATCGGCCGCGAGGTCTACAGCGGTAAGGGGTACGTCTACGACCCCTTCCAGCTGTACGGCCAGCAGCTGCCCGCGCCGCACTGGCTGGTGCTCGGCGAGTCCGGCAACGGCAAGTCGGCGCTGGAGAAGACGTACGTGCTGCGGCAGTTGCGGTTCCGCGACCGGCAGGTCGTGGTTCTGGACGCGCAGGGCGAGGACGGCGTCGGCGAGTGGAACCTGATCGCCAACGCGCTGGGGATAAAGTCCATCCGCCTCGACCCGACGGCCGCCAGGGACGGCGGAGTCCGGCTCAACCCGCTCGACCCGGCGATCACCGCCACCGGCCAGCTCTCGCTGCTGCGCACCATCATCGAGGTCGCGATGGGGCGCGGCCTGGAGGAGCGGGCCGGCTTCGCCCTGAAGGCCGCGCACGCCCATGTGGTCACGTCGGTGACGGATCGTCAGCCCGTGCTCGACGACATCATCAACACCCTGCGCAGCCCCGAGCTCTCCTCCCTGGAGTCCCTCGGCGTGGCCGTGGACGACGTCCAGTCCTGGGGCCTGGACGTGGCGCTGGTGCTCGACCGGCTGGTCGACGGCGACCTGCGCGGCATGTTCGACGGGCCGACCACGGACGGCATCGACCTGGACGCCCCACTGATCGTCTTCGACCTCTCGCATATCGACCGCAACTCGATCGCCATGCCGATCCTGATGGCGATCGTCGGCGTCTGGCTGGAGCACACCTGGATCCGCCCCGACCGGAAGAAGCGCATCTTCCTGGTCGAGGAGGCCTGGCACATCATCAACAGCCCGTTCGTGGCCCAGCTCTTCCAGCGGCTGCTCAAGTTCGGCCGCCGGCTGGGCCTTTCCTTCGTCGCGGTGGTCCACCACCTCTCCGACGTGGTGGACGGCGCGGCGGCCAAGGAGGCCTCCGCCATCCTCAAGATGGCCTCCACCCGCACCATCTACATGCAGAAGGCCGAAGAGGCCCGCGCCACCGGCCGGGTACTCGGCCTGCCCCGCTGGGCCGTCGAGATCATCCCGACCCTCTCCCCCGGTATCGCCGTCTGGGACGTCAACGGCAACGTCCAGGTGGTCAAACACATCATCACCGAGGCCGAGCGCCCCCTGGTCTACACCGACCGCGCCATGACCGAGGACGCCGTCGCCGAACGCCACCGCGCCGAGCAGCAACTGGCCGCCGAGCCGCGGATATAG
- the pstA gene encoding phosphate ABC transporter permease PstA, translating into MSAVTTTASASLPQLRRSLTTARLPRWAPAGVAVLAIALGCAIGAGAGLASHLQWGLIAAGLFLALSYGLSARVEGRRQAKDRFATSVVWVAFILAVVPLASLTIYTVQQGIGVVDGYFLSHSMKNVISSGPGGGIYHALIGTLEQVALATAMAAPIGLMTAVYLVEYGRGRLAKVVTFFVDVMTGIPSIVAGLFILSLWNIVLGFDYSGFSGSLALAILMMPVVVRSTEEMLKLVPNELREASYALGVPKWKTILRIVIPTAIGGITTGVMLAVARITGETAPVMMLVFGADFINSDPFNGPQQSLPLYIWQQYALVNNDFGYARAWGAALVLIVFVMSLNLIARGIARWRSPKAGH; encoded by the coding sequence ATGAGTGCCGTGACCACTACCGCTTCCGCGTCGCTCCCGCAGCTGCGCCGCAGCCTGACCACCGCCCGGCTGCCCAGGTGGGCCCCGGCCGGGGTGGCCGTCCTCGCCATCGCGCTCGGCTGCGCCATCGGCGCCGGCGCGGGCCTGGCCAGCCACCTCCAGTGGGGGCTGATCGCCGCCGGCCTGTTCCTCGCCCTCAGCTACGGCCTCTCGGCCCGGGTCGAGGGCCGCCGCCAGGCCAAGGACCGGTTCGCCACCTCGGTGGTCTGGGTCGCCTTCATCCTGGCGGTCGTCCCGCTCGCCTCGCTGACCATCTACACGGTCCAGCAGGGCATCGGCGTCGTGGACGGCTACTTCCTCAGCCATTCCATGAAGAACGTGATCTCCTCCGGCCCGGGCGGCGGCATCTACCACGCGCTGATCGGCACCCTGGAGCAGGTCGCCCTGGCCACCGCGATGGCCGCCCCGATCGGCCTGATGACCGCCGTCTACCTGGTCGAGTACGGCCGGGGCCGACTGGCCAAGGTCGTCACCTTCTTCGTCGACGTGATGACGGGTATCCCGTCGATCGTCGCCGGCCTGTTCATCCTCTCGCTCTGGAACATCGTCCTGGGCTTCGACTACTCCGGCTTCTCCGGCAGCCTCGCGCTGGCGATCCTGATGATGCCGGTCGTCGTCCGCTCCACCGAGGAGATGCTCAAGCTCGTCCCGAACGAGCTGCGGGAGGCCTCGTACGCCCTCGGCGTGCCCAAGTGGAAGACCATCCTGCGGATCGTCATCCCGACCGCGATCGGCGGTATCACCACCGGTGTGATGCTGGCCGTCGCCCGAATCACGGGCGAGACCGCGCCGGTGATGATGCTGGTGTTCGGCGCTGACTTCATCAACAGCGACCCGTTCAACGGCCCGCAGCAGTCCCTGCCGCTCTACATCTGGCAGCAGTACGCCTTGGTCAACAACGACTTCGGGTACGCCCGCGCCTGGGGTGCCGCGCTGGTGCTGATCGTCTTCGTGATGAGTCTCAACCTCATCGCGCGGGGCATCGCACGCTGGCGCTCGCCCAAGGCCGGGCACTGA
- the pstC gene encoding phosphate ABC transporter permease subunit PstC — translation MTSSPPATDRGRARRSRADSRLGDSIFFNLSRGSGILLLVIMAAIAGFLAYRSGLALSKNEGSFLTTFEWSPDAPKPVFGIAVLAFGTIVSAVIAMLIAVPVAIGIALFISHYAPRRIAQPFAYLVDLLAAVPSIVYGLWGALFLVPHMNGLTAWMDQYLGWTFVFDQTQTGVTPRNLFTVGILLAIMVLPIITAVSREVFRQVPRMHEEAALALGATRWEMIRTAVLPFGRPGIISASMLGLGRALGETIAVATVLSANSVLSLHILDPGGGTFAQNIALKFGEAGPFGRDALMASGLVLFVITLLVNGAARLIIARRKEYSGANA, via the coding sequence ATGACTTCATCACCCCCTGCCACCGACCGAGGCAGGGCCCGCCGGAGCCGGGCCGACAGCCGGCTCGGCGACAGCATCTTCTTCAACCTCTCCCGGGGCTCGGGCATCCTGCTGCTGGTCATCATGGCCGCCATCGCAGGATTCCTCGCGTACCGTTCGGGCCTTGCCCTGAGCAAGAACGAGGGCAGCTTCCTCACCACCTTCGAGTGGTCCCCGGACGCCCCCAAGCCGGTCTTCGGCATCGCGGTGCTGGCCTTCGGCACCATCGTCAGCGCGGTGATCGCCATGCTGATCGCCGTCCCGGTGGCCATCGGCATCGCGCTCTTCATCTCGCACTACGCGCCGCGCCGGATCGCCCAGCCGTTCGCCTACCTGGTGGACCTGCTGGCCGCGGTCCCGAGCATCGTGTACGGCCTCTGGGGCGCGCTCTTCCTGGTGCCGCACATGAACGGCCTCACCGCGTGGATGGACCAGTACCTCGGCTGGACCTTCGTCTTCGACCAGACCCAGACCGGCGTGACGCCGCGCAACCTGTTCACCGTCGGCATCCTGCTGGCGATCATGGTGCTGCCGATCATCACCGCCGTCAGCCGTGAGGTCTTCCGGCAGGTCCCGCGGATGCACGAGGAGGCGGCACTCGCCCTCGGCGCCACCCGCTGGGAGATGATCCGCACCGCCGTCCTGCCCTTCGGCCGCCCCGGCATCATCTCGGCCTCGATGCTCGGCCTCGGCCGCGCACTCGGCGAGACCATCGCCGTGGCCACCGTGCTCTCCGCCAACAGCGTCCTCTCGCTGCACATCCTGGACCCGGGCGGCGGCACCTTCGCGCAGAACATCGCCCTGAAGTTCGGCGAGGCGGGCCCGTTCGGCCGCGACGCACTGATGGCCTCCGGCCTCGTCCTGTTCGTGATCACCTTGCTGGTGAACGGCGCCGCCCGACTGATCATCGCGCGCCGCAAGGAGTACTCGGGGGCCAACGCATGA
- the pstB gene encoding phosphate ABC transporter ATP-binding protein PstB, whose amino-acid sequence MAKRIDVSGLSAYYGTTKAIEDISMTVEPRSVTAFIGPSGCGKSTFLRTLNRMHEVIPGARVEGKVLLDDENLYGSAVDPVAVRRTVGMVFQRPNPFPTMSIYDNVAAGLKLAGVKKKSVLDAVVEKSLKGANLWNEVKDRLSKPGAGLSGGQQQRLCIARAIAVEPQVLLMDEPCSALDPISTLAIEDLIGELKSQYTIVIVTHNMQQAARVSDRTAFFNLAGVGQPGKLIELDDTQRIFSNPSVQATEDYISGRFG is encoded by the coding sequence ATGGCCAAGCGCATCGACGTCAGCGGACTGTCCGCGTACTACGGCACCACCAAGGCCATCGAGGACATCTCGATGACCGTCGAGCCCCGCTCCGTGACGGCCTTCATCGGCCCCTCGGGCTGCGGCAAGTCCACCTTCCTCCGCACCCTCAACCGCATGCACGAGGTCATCCCCGGTGCGCGCGTCGAGGGCAAGGTGCTGCTGGACGACGAGAACCTGTACGGCTCCGCGGTCGACCCGGTCGCCGTCCGCCGTACCGTCGGGATGGTCTTCCAGCGGCCGAACCCCTTCCCCACCATGTCGATCTACGACAACGTCGCGGCCGGGCTGAAGCTCGCGGGCGTGAAGAAGAAGTCCGTCCTGGACGCGGTGGTGGAGAAGTCCCTCAAGGGCGCCAACCTCTGGAACGAGGTCAAGGACCGGCTGAGCAAGCCCGGTGCCGGCCTCTCCGGCGGCCAGCAGCAGCGTCTCTGCATCGCCCGCGCCATCGCGGTCGAGCCGCAGGTGCTGCTGATGGACGAGCCCTGCTCGGCCCTCGACCCGATCTCGACCCTCGCCATCGAGGACCTGATCGGCGAGCTGAAGTCGCAGTACACCATCGTGATCGTCACCCACAACATGCAGCAGGCGGCCCGCGTCAGCGACCGTACCGCCTTCTTCAACCTGGCCGGCGTCGGCCAGCCGGGCAAGCTGATCGAGCTGGACGACACCCAGCGGATCTTCTCCAACCCGTCGGTGCAGGCGACCGAGGACTACATCTCCGGCCGCTTCGGCTAA
- a CDS encoding metal-sensitive transcriptional regulator has translation MTTIQTGTETQGQAHEPAAHPGPHGYSSQKAEHLKRLRRIEGQVRGLQRMVDEDVYCIDILTQVSASTKALQSFALSLLEEHLRHCVAAAAEEGGAELDAKVAEATAAISRLLRT, from the coding sequence ATGACCACGATTCAGACGGGCACCGAGACGCAGGGCCAGGCCCACGAGCCCGCCGCGCACCCGGGCCCGCACGGGTACAGCTCCCAGAAGGCCGAGCACCTCAAGCGGCTCCGCCGGATCGAGGGGCAGGTCCGCGGCCTGCAGCGGATGGTCGACGAGGACGTCTACTGCATCGACATCCTGACCCAGGTCTCGGCGAGCACCAAGGCGCTGCAGTCCTTCGCGCTGTCGCTGCTGGAGGAGCATCTGCGGCACTGCGTCGCGGCAGCCGCCGAGGAGGGCGGGGCCGAACTGGACGCCAAGGTGGCCGAGGCCACCGCCGCCATCTCGCGCCTGCTGCGGACCTGA
- a CDS encoding phosphatase PAP2 family protein: MSTLLADTSGPDLGLLRAVNGLAKSSPGWLDGLVSWIGEYGILLGLAALCAVGWLQARRRPDAPVAIAGLLWAPIAVAVCELANLPISAIVDRPRPFVDHPDLDVLVDGKAGTLSFVSDHSAMSMGIAVALLLVNRRLGLIAGGLALLQGFCRMFMGVHYPTDVIGGYALATAVVLLLAPLAMAVLVPLCHALARTALAPLLVAPTSGRSRRRGAEQGRRRRGSVRTEEPAHESDLAA; this comes from the coding sequence GTGTCGACGCTGCTTGCCGACACGTCCGGGCCGGACCTCGGCCTGCTCCGCGCTGTCAACGGCCTGGCCAAGTCCTCCCCCGGCTGGCTGGACGGCCTGGTCTCCTGGATCGGCGAGTACGGGATCCTGCTCGGGCTGGCCGCCCTCTGCGCGGTCGGCTGGCTGCAGGCCCGCCGGCGCCCCGACGCCCCCGTGGCCATCGCCGGCCTGCTCTGGGCGCCGATCGCGGTGGCCGTCTGCGAGCTCGCCAACCTCCCGATCTCGGCCATCGTCGACCGGCCGCGCCCCTTCGTCGACCACCCCGACCTCGACGTCCTGGTGGACGGCAAGGCGGGCACGCTCTCCTTCGTCAGCGACCACTCGGCGATGTCCATGGGGATCGCCGTCGCCCTGCTGCTGGTCAACCGCAGGCTCGGGCTGATCGCCGGCGGGCTGGCGCTGCTGCAGGGCTTCTGCCGGATGTTCATGGGCGTCCACTACCCCACCGACGTGATCGGCGGCTACGCGCTCGCCACCGCCGTGGTGCTGCTGCTCGCGCCGCTCGCGATGGCGGTGCTGGTGCCGCTCTGCCACGCGCTGGCCAGGACGGCGCTGGCGCCGCTGCTGGTCGCGCCGACCAGCGGTCGCAGCCGGCGGCGCGGCGCCGAGCAGGGCCGGCGCCGCCGGGGATCGGTCAGGACCGAGGAACCCGCGCACGAGTCCGACCTCGCGGCCTGA
- a CDS encoding DUF47 domain-containing protein has translation MRFSLTPKETSFYDMFAAAAENLVVGSKLLLELLGSDVSGRAEIVERMRAAEHAGDDTTHAVFHQLNSSFITPFDREDIYSLASSLDDIMDFMEEAVDLVVLYDIQTLPKGVEQQIEVLARAAELTAEAMPHLRTMKNLTEYWIEVNRLENQADQIHRKLLAHLFSGQYEAIEVLKLKQVVDVLEEAADAFEHVANTVETIAVKES, from the coding sequence GTGCGTTTTAGCCTGACCCCGAAGGAGACGAGCTTCTACGACATGTTCGCCGCAGCCGCGGAGAACCTCGTCGTCGGATCGAAGCTCCTGCTGGAACTGCTGGGTTCAGACGTGTCCGGCCGCGCGGAAATCGTCGAGCGCATGCGCGCCGCCGAGCACGCGGGCGACGACACCACTCACGCGGTGTTCCACCAGCTCAACTCCTCCTTCATCACGCCCTTCGACCGTGAGGACATCTACAGCCTCGCCTCGTCGCTGGACGACATCATGGACTTCATGGAGGAGGCCGTCGACCTGGTCGTCCTCTACGACATCCAGACCCTCCCCAAGGGCGTGGAGCAGCAGATCGAGGTGCTGGCCCGGGCTGCCGAGCTGACCGCGGAGGCGATGCCGCACCTGCGCACGATGAAGAACCTCACGGAGTACTGGATCGAGGTCAACCGGCTGGAGAACCAGGCGGACCAGATCCACCGCAAGCTGCTCGCCCACCTCTTCAGCGGCCAGTACGAGGCCATCGAGGTGCTCAAGCTCAAGCAGGTCGTGGACGTTCTCGAAGAGGCTGCCGACGCGTTCGAGCACGTGGCCAACACGGTGGAGACCATCGCCGTCAAGGAGTCCTGA
- a CDS encoding SCO6880 family protein, whose product MSSEPLGQYGAQYAQPYVHQRRTYLIGKSRPNAPIGRNRESGEIVLIIFGAFLGMMWGLLMPVLPLRIAGLVGLPLLAIMAVYVPYRRRTFYKWVEINRTYRRTVRSGRAVWKSEVVDAGTRLDGREVEIGPPPGVGRLRWLSAPFGPDEVGVLMHLERRTVTAAIEIEGPGVGLRDSEDQEALVDRFGTLLKHVANGDGFVTRLQILARTLPADPDAHAKDVERRGDHDAPRWLQDSYDQLQSMVSTSSEQHRAYLVACMHYNRELAAEAHAMGRTAGGGRARDDDGLAAVMARELTDICARLAEADIRVRQPLGQARLSSLLHSMYDPDHPIDHIQAMSRRNAWPAELDATHPQFLQAKTRESATREPWCHATAWVKEWPLTPVGVNFLAPLLVHTPDVIRTVAVTMDLEPTDVAIERMLTEKTNDEAEASRAAKMNRTVDPRDLAHTGRVDQRGDDLASGAAGVNLVGYITVSSRNPEALARDKRTIRASAGKSYLKLEWCDREHHRAFVNTLPFATGIRR is encoded by the coding sequence GTGAGCAGCGAACCGCTCGGCCAGTACGGCGCCCAGTACGCCCAGCCGTACGTGCACCAGCGCCGCACCTATCTGATCGGAAAGTCCCGGCCCAACGCGCCGATCGGCCGCAACCGGGAATCCGGCGAGATCGTGCTGATCATCTTCGGCGCGTTCCTCGGCATGATGTGGGGCCTGCTGATGCCCGTCCTGCCGCTGCGGATCGCCGGCCTGGTCGGGCTGCCGCTGCTCGCCATCATGGCCGTGTACGTGCCGTACCGCCGCCGCACCTTCTACAAGTGGGTCGAGATCAACCGCACCTACCGGCGCACCGTGCGCAGCGGGCGGGCGGTCTGGAAGTCCGAGGTGGTCGACGCGGGCACCCGGCTGGACGGGCGCGAGGTCGAGATCGGCCCGCCGCCCGGCGTCGGCCGGCTGCGCTGGCTCTCCGCGCCGTTCGGCCCGGACGAGGTCGGGGTGCTGATGCACCTGGAACGCCGTACCGTCACCGCCGCGATCGAGATCGAGGGCCCCGGCGTGGGCCTGCGCGACTCCGAGGACCAGGAGGCGCTGGTCGACCGCTTCGGCACCCTGCTCAAGCACGTCGCCAACGGCGACGGCTTCGTGACCCGGCTGCAGATCCTGGCCCGTACGCTGCCGGCCGACCCCGACGCGCACGCCAAGGACGTCGAGCGGCGCGGCGACCACGACGCGCCGCGCTGGCTCCAGGACTCCTACGACCAGCTGCAGTCGATGGTCTCCACCTCCTCCGAGCAGCACCGCGCCTACCTGGTCGCCTGTATGCACTACAACCGCGAACTCGCAGCCGAGGCCCACGCGATGGGCCGCACGGCCGGAGGCGGACGGGCCAGGGACGACGACGGCCTGGCGGCCGTGATGGCCCGCGAACTCACCGACATCTGCGCCCGGCTGGCCGAGGCCGACATCCGGGTCAGGCAGCCGCTCGGCCAGGCGCGGCTCTCCTCGCTGCTGCACTCGATGTACGACCCGGACCACCCGATCGACCACATCCAGGCGATGTCGAGGCGCAACGCCTGGCCGGCCGAACTCGATGCCACCCACCCGCAGTTCCTGCAGGCCAAGACCCGTGAGTCGGCGACCCGCGAGCCGTGGTGCCATGCCACCGCCTGGGTCAAGGAGTGGCCGCTGACCCCGGTCGGCGTCAACTTCCTCGCCCCGCTGCTGGTCCACACCCCGGACGTGATCCGGACGGTCGCCGTCACCATGGACCTGGAGCCCACGGACGTCGCGATCGAGCGGATGCTCACCGAGAAGACCAACGACGAGGCCGAGGCCAGCCGGGCCGCCAAGATGAACCGTACGGTCGACCCGCGCGACCTGGCCCACACCGGCCGGGTCGACCAGCGCGGCGACGACCTCGCCTCGGGCGCGGCCGGCGTCAACCTGGTCGGGTACATCACGGTGTCCTCCCGCAACCCCGAGGCGCTGGCCCGTGACAAGCGGACCATCCGCGCCTCGGCGGGCAAGAGCTACCTCAAGCTGGAGTGGTGCGACCGCGAGCACCACCGGGCCTTCGTCAACACCCTCCCGTTCGCCACCGGCATCCGCCGCTGA
- a CDS encoding inorganic phosphate transporter: MDTAALIAVLGVAFFFTYTNGFHDSANAIATSVSTRALTPRAALAMAAVMNLAGAFLGTGVAKTVSEGLIETPSGDQGLAILFAALTGAIAWNLTTWYFGLPSSSSHALFGGLVGAALAGGTEVIWSGVVDKIIIPMIVSPIVGLCFGFLVMLAILWIFRRTNPHRAKRNFRVAQTGSAAAMALAHGLQDAQKTMGIVVMALTISGHQSGSEIPIWVKISCATALSLGTYAGGWRIMRTLGRKIIELDPPQGFAAETTASTIMYITSFVFKAPISTTHVITSAIMGVGATKRIRAVRWGVAKNIVLGWFITMPAAAIVAAVMYWIIHLIFN; this comes from the coding sequence GTGGATACGGCAGCACTCATCGCCGTCCTCGGGGTGGCGTTCTTCTTCACGTACACCAACGGCTTCCACGACTCGGCGAACGCCATCGCCACCTCGGTCTCCACCCGGGCGCTGACCCCCAGAGCTGCTCTGGCGATGGCCGCCGTGATGAACCTGGCCGGCGCCTTCCTGGGCACCGGGGTCGCCAAGACCGTCTCCGAGGGGCTGATCGAGACTCCGAGCGGCGACCAGGGTCTGGCCATCCTGTTCGCCGCATTGACCGGCGCGATCGCCTGGAACCTCACCACCTGGTACTTCGGCCTGCCGTCCTCCTCCTCGCACGCGCTGTTCGGCGGCCTGGTGGGCGCGGCGCTGGCGGGCGGCACCGAGGTGATCTGGTCCGGTGTGGTGGACAAAATCATCATCCCGATGATCGTCTCTCCGATCGTCGGCCTGTGCTTCGGCTTCCTGGTGATGCTGGCGATCCTGTGGATCTTCCGGCGGACCAACCCGCACCGCGCCAAGCGCAACTTCCGCGTGGCGCAGACCGGCTCGGCCGCCGCCATGGCCCTCGCACACGGTCTGCAGGACGCCCAGAAGACCATGGGCATCGTGGTGATGGCACTCACCATCTCGGGGCACCAGAGCGGCAGCGAGATCCCGATCTGGGTCAAGATCTCGTGTGCGACGGCGCTCTCCCTCGGCACCTACGCGGGTGGCTGGCGGATCATGCGGACGCTCGGCCGCAAGATCATCGAGCTGGACCCGCCGCAGGGCTTCGCGGCCGAGACCACCGCCTCGACGATCATGTACATCACGTCGTTCGTCTTCAAGGCACCGATCTCCACGACCCACGTGATCACCTCGGCGATCATGGGTGTGGGCGCCACCAAGCGGATCCGCGCGGTGCGCTGGGGGGTCGCGAAGAACATCGTGCTCGGCTGGTTCATCACGATGCCGGCGGCCGCCATCGTCGCAGCGGTGATGTACTGGATCATCCATCTGATCTTCAACTAG
- a CDS encoding C40 family peptidase, whose translation MVLRKAGTAAAAAGVVAVGFAGLVGLGTFAASGTTQSSANNLALSSGTVPAAYQPLIQKWGTLCPEISPPMLAAQLYQESGFDPSARSPAKAYGMAQFLEGTWATYGVDANGDGRRDIWDPADAIASAATYDCALAKDVAKVPGDRQANLLAAYNAGPYAVIKANGIPPYKETQGYVRSITSLARSFTAPVTGGTVALSQQSAGAIYYAQKVLGTPYLWGGEGLPSQGGRFDCSGLTQAAYESVGIKLPRVANDQWYAGPHPARDQLRPGDLVFFANDLTDPRSIHHVGIYVGGGYMINAPHTGAVIRYDKIDQKDYIGATRVTPDGAAALPVRGADGSITAAGQGTAKG comes from the coding sequence ATGGTACTCCGGAAGGCAGGCACTGCCGCCGCCGCTGCGGGAGTTGTGGCGGTCGGCTTCGCCGGGCTGGTCGGCCTCGGCACGTTCGCCGCGAGCGGCACCACCCAGTCCTCCGCGAACAACCTGGCGCTCTCCAGCGGCACCGTCCCCGCCGCGTACCAGCCGCTGATCCAGAAATGGGGCACCCTCTGCCCCGAGATCTCCCCCCCGATGCTCGCCGCCCAGCTCTACCAGGAGAGCGGTTTCGACCCGTCAGCCCGCAGCCCCGCCAAGGCCTACGGGATGGCGCAGTTCCTGGAAGGCACCTGGGCCACGTACGGCGTGGACGCCAACGGCGACGGCCGGCGCGACATCTGGGACCCTGCGGACGCCATCGCCTCCGCCGCCACCTACGACTGCGCACTCGCCAAGGACGTCGCCAAGGTCCCCGGCGACCGCCAGGCCAATCTGCTGGCCGCCTACAACGCCGGCCCCTATGCGGTGATAAAGGCGAACGGAATCCCCCCGTACAAGGAGACCCAGGGGTACGTCCGCAGCATCACCTCACTGGCCCGCAGTTTCACCGCGCCCGTCACCGGCGGCACCGTCGCCCTCTCCCAGCAGTCCGCCGGAGCGATCTACTACGCGCAGAAGGTGCTCGGCACGCCGTACCTGTGGGGCGGCGAGGGCCTGCCCTCGCAGGGCGGGCGGTTCGACTGCTCGGGGCTCACCCAGGCCGCGTACGAGAGCGTGGGCATCAAGCTGCCGCGCGTCGCCAACGACCAGTGGTACGCCGGGCCGCACCCAGCCCGCGACCAGCTCCGGCCGGGGGACCTGGTCTTCTTCGCCAACGACCTGACCGACCCGCGCAGCATCCACCACGTCGGCATCTACGTCGGCGGGGGCTACATGATCAACGCACCGCACACCGGTGCGGTGATCCGCTACGACAAGATCGACCAGAAGGACTACATCGGCGCCACCCGCGTCACCCCGGACGGTGCCGCGGCCCTGCCGGTCCGCGGTGCGGACGGGAGCATCACCGCCGCGGGTCAAGGCACAGCAAAAGGCTGA